The Rosa chinensis cultivar Old Blush chromosome 7, RchiOBHm-V2, whole genome shotgun sequence DNA segment TGGCTCTGTTGAATTTGATGAGTTGGTCAAGGCCATTTTGCCTGACATGAATGAAGAGATCTTTATAAACCAGCAGCAACTCATGGAGGTTTTTCAGTCCTTTGATCGCGACGGCAATGGCTACATTACTGCAGCAGAGCTGGCAAAATCCATGGCCAAAATGGGCCAACCGTTGTCGTATAAGGAGCTCACAGAGATGATCAAAGAGGCTGACACAGATGGAGATGGTGTGATCAGCTTTAATGAATTTGCAACTATAATGGCAAAGTCTGCCTCAGGTTATCTAGGCCTTGGTCTCTCATGACCAAAAGGTAATGATGTCTAAGCTAACATGCTCATACCTCTATTGAT contains these protein-coding regions:
- the LOC112175874 gene encoding probable calcium-binding protein CML15 produces the protein MPALQVEQLNQLRAIFARFDMDSDGSLTILELGALLRSLGLRPSGDQMHVLLSNIDANGNGSVEFDELVKAILPDMNEEIFINQQQLMEVFQSFDRDGNGYITAAELAKSMAKMGQPLSYKELTEMIKEADTDGDGVISFNEFATIMAKSASGYLGLGLS